Proteins encoded in a region of the Oceanibaculum nanhaiense genome:
- the murJ gene encoding murein biosynthesis integral membrane protein MurJ, producing MSMLRHIATVGGYTLASRVTGFARDILIAALVGAGPVADAFFVAFKFPNFFRRLSGEGAFTIAFVPMVSGLLATQGRAAALDFAQRTLAVMAVVMLGFLAVMEAIMPWAMQVIAPGFVADPAKFDLAVDLARITFPYLPLISFVALIGGLLNATDRFAAMAAAPILLNICLILSLFALVPYAETPGHALAWGVLVAGFAQFFFLLAAARRNGLPLRLVRPRLTPDIRKLFRLMLPAAVGAGVMQINLLVDVLLASLLPTGAISYLYYADRINQLPLGVVGIAIGTALLPLLSRQVKAGEDAAALVSQNRALEIALLLTLPATAGLVVLAGPIVEVLFQRGAFTAADAQATGLALAAYSLGLPAYVAVKVLAPGFYAREDTATPVKVAIAAMAANIVVGVVLMQFIAHVGLALATAFSSWLNVALLGTILARRGGFVPDARLRGRAWRILVACLAMVGLLLAGLEVWTLSQGMAPALRAAVLAGLVAAGAALYGIACQLTGAARWGELKGMLRRKP from the coding sequence ATGTCGATGCTGCGCCACATCGCCACGGTCGGCGGCTATACGCTGGCAAGCCGGGTCACCGGCTTCGCCCGGGATATCCTCATCGCCGCGCTGGTGGGCGCGGGGCCGGTGGCCGACGCCTTCTTCGTCGCCTTCAAATTCCCGAACTTCTTCCGCCGGCTCTCTGGCGAGGGCGCCTTTACCATCGCCTTCGTGCCGATGGTCTCCGGCCTGCTGGCAACGCAGGGACGGGCGGCGGCGCTGGATTTCGCGCAGCGCACCCTGGCGGTGATGGCCGTTGTGATGCTGGGCTTCCTTGCCGTGATGGAGGCGATCATGCCCTGGGCGATGCAGGTCATCGCGCCCGGCTTCGTCGCCGACCCGGCCAAGTTCGATCTCGCGGTCGATCTGGCCCGCATCACTTTTCCCTACCTGCCGCTGATTTCCTTCGTCGCGCTGATCGGCGGACTGCTGAACGCGACCGACCGGTTCGCGGCGATGGCGGCGGCGCCCATCCTGCTGAACATCTGCCTGATCCTGTCGTTGTTCGCGCTGGTTCCCTATGCCGAGACGCCGGGCCATGCGCTGGCCTGGGGCGTGCTGGTCGCAGGATTCGCGCAATTCTTCTTCCTGCTGGCGGCGGCGCGCCGTAACGGCCTGCCATTGCGCCTGGTGCGGCCGCGCCTCACGCCCGACATCCGCAAGCTGTTCCGGCTGATGCTGCCGGCCGCGGTGGGGGCCGGCGTCATGCAGATCAACCTGCTGGTCGATGTGCTGCTGGCCTCGCTGCTGCCGACCGGGGCGATCTCCTACCTCTATTACGCCGACCGGATCAACCAGCTGCCGCTGGGTGTGGTCGGCATCGCCATCGGCACGGCGCTGTTGCCGCTGCTGTCGCGCCAGGTGAAGGCCGGCGAGGATGCGGCGGCGCTGGTCAGCCAGAACCGCGCGCTGGAGATCGCGCTGCTACTCACCTTGCCGGCAACGGCGGGGCTGGTGGTGCTGGCCGGCCCGATCGTCGAGGTGCTGTTCCAGCGCGGCGCCTTCACCGCCGCCGACGCGCAGGCGACCGGGCTGGCGCTCGCCGCCTATTCGCTGGGCCTGCCGGCCTATGTTGCGGTGAAGGTGCTGGCACCCGGCTTCTATGCCCGCGAGGATACGGCGACGCCGGTGAAGGTGGCGATCGCCGCGATGGCCGCCAACATTGTCGTCGGCGTGGTGCTGATGCAGTTCATCGCCCATGTCGGGCTTGCCCTGGCGACGGCTTTCTCCTCCTGGCTGAATGTCGCGCTGCTGGGCACGATCCTGGCGCGGCGCGGCGGCTTCGTGCCGGATGCAAGGCTGCGCGGCCGGGCCTGGCGCATCCTGGTCGCCTGCCTCGCCATGGTCGGGCTGCTGCTGGCCGGGCTGGAGGTCTGGACCCTGAGCCAGGGCATGGCGCCGGCGCTGCGCGCCGCGGTGCTGGCCGGGCTGGTGGCCGCCGGGGCGGCGCTCTATGGCATCGCCTGCCAGCTCACCGGCGCGGCGCGCTGGGGCGAGCTGAAGGGCATGCTGCGCCGAAAGCCCTGA
- a CDS encoding [protein-PII] uridylyltransferase: MLSSILGKAPLGKESGKTPGKAVAGRPGGAVADKAAIIDPVRLRRDLAALAARDDLKAQELRNGVLSRLRDALAAGHDEVERRFLAHKPGERIGEKTVRSLAFLIDELVRALADFAAGTAYPSANPTLGEQLAVVAVGGYGRGELAPQSDVDLLFLLPYKQTPRGEQIVEYMLYMLWDMGLKVGHATRSVDECLRQAREDVTIRTALLESRIIWGNEALHEDLQQRFWDELADSTVLEFVEAKLAERAARHSKVGGSRYVLEPNIKEGKGGLRDLHTLYWIGKYVYHTETVSGLVEAGVLTAAERRKFAKAQDFLWTLRCHLHYLTGRAEERLTFDVQSEMARRLGYTDHAGAIAVERFMKHYFVVAKDVGNLTRIVCAAIEAKIQRRPRLRLPSLPFRKRNFDGFVLDGERLSVPRPDMFEADPVNFIRLFHTAQEHDLDVHPDALLLITQNLRRVDAALRNDADANRLFLDILISRKGPERILRLMNEAGVLGRFIPDFGRVVAQMQFDMYHVYTTDEHTIRAMGILHQIESGALAEVAPVASEVVHKVLSRRALYLGMFLHDIAKGRGGNHSLLGEKVAHRLGPRLGLSDEETETVAWLVRNHLWFTAFAFKRDIGDPKTVQDFCEIIKSPERLRLLLVLTVADMRATNPAIWNNWKAALLRSLYYRADEVLSGEVSEAALASGQQNMARAEQAKSALRAALPDWPAKTIEAHLAKGPLSYWLGHDTEALVRHALLMREAAEIDQPLLIDTRIDGQRGVTEITICTPDHPGLFSRLAGAMAVAGASIVDARIFTMADGMALDTFWVQDATDGPFDQPSKLARLSAAIHKAMSGELKPRQALREKAAGALPSRTRVFKVPPRVLIDNKASATNTVIELNGRDRPGLLSDIARALNQLSLQVSSAKISTYGETAIDVFYVKDVFGLKVEHASKLSAIREKLLAALAEPGAASAPVQAQGHSGEKRRKSATVQAAE, from the coding sequence ATGTTGTCTTCGATTCTGGGCAAGGCCCCGCTGGGTAAGGAATCGGGCAAGACGCCCGGCAAGGCGGTCGCCGGACGGCCCGGCGGCGCTGTCGCCGACAAGGCCGCGATCATCGATCCGGTCAGGCTGCGCCGCGATCTGGCGGCGCTGGCGGCGCGTGACGATCTGAAGGCGCAGGAGCTTCGCAACGGCGTGCTGTCGCGTCTGCGCGACGCGCTGGCGGCCGGCCATGACGAGGTGGAGCGGCGCTTTCTTGCCCACAAGCCGGGCGAGCGGATCGGCGAAAAGACCGTGCGCAGCCTCGCCTTCCTGATCGACGAGCTGGTGCGGGCGCTGGCCGATTTCGCTGCCGGCACGGCCTACCCCTCCGCCAATCCGACGCTCGGCGAGCAGCTGGCGGTGGTCGCGGTCGGCGGGTACGGACGCGGCGAGCTGGCGCCGCAATCCGATGTCGATCTGCTGTTCCTGCTGCCCTACAAGCAGACTCCGCGCGGCGAGCAGATCGTCGAATACATGCTCTACATGCTGTGGGACATGGGGCTGAAGGTCGGCCATGCCACGCGGTCGGTGGATGAATGCCTGCGTCAGGCCCGTGAGGATGTAACGATCCGCACCGCGCTGCTGGAATCGCGGATCATCTGGGGCAACGAGGCGCTGCATGAGGATCTGCAGCAGCGTTTCTGGGACGAGCTTGCTGACAGCACGGTGCTGGAGTTCGTCGAGGCGAAGCTGGCCGAACGCGCCGCGCGGCATAGCAAGGTCGGCGGCTCGCGCTATGTGCTTGAGCCGAACATCAAGGAGGGCAAGGGCGGCCTGCGCGATCTGCACACGCTCTACTGGATCGGCAAGTATGTCTATCACACGGAGACGGTGAGCGGGCTGGTGGAGGCTGGCGTGCTGACCGCCGCCGAACGCCGCAAATTCGCCAAGGCGCAGGACTTCCTGTGGACGCTGCGCTGCCACCTGCATTATCTGACCGGGCGCGCCGAGGAGCGGCTGACCTTCGACGTGCAGAGCGAGATGGCGCGGCGGCTGGGCTATACCGACCATGCTGGCGCCATCGCCGTCGAGCGCTTCATGAAGCATTATTTCGTGGTGGCGAAGGATGTCGGCAATCTGACCCGCATCGTCTGCGCCGCCATTGAGGCGAAGATTCAGCGCCGCCCCAGGCTGCGCCTGCCGTCCCTGCCGTTCCGCAAGCGCAATTTCGACGGTTTCGTTCTGGATGGCGAGCGCCTGTCGGTGCCGCGCCCGGATATGTTCGAGGCCGACCCGGTGAACTTCATCCGGCTGTTCCATACGGCGCAGGAACATGATCTCGACGTGCATCCCGACGCGCTGCTGCTGATCACGCAGAATCTGCGGCGGGTGGATGCGGCGCTGCGCAACGATGCCGATGCGAACCGGCTGTTCCTCGATATCCTGATCTCACGCAAGGGGCCGGAACGCATCCTGCGGCTGATGAACGAGGCCGGCGTGCTGGGTCGCTTCATCCCGGATTTCGGCCGCGTCGTGGCGCAGATGCAGTTCGACATGTATCACGTCTATACGACGGATGAGCACACCATCCGGGCGATGGGCATCCTGCACCAGATCGAATCCGGCGCGCTTGCCGAGGTGGCGCCGGTGGCCAGCGAGGTGGTGCACAAGGTGCTGTCGCGCCGCGCGCTCTATCTTGGAATGTTCCTGCACGACATCGCCAAGGGGCGCGGCGGCAACCACTCGCTGCTGGGCGAGAAGGTGGCCCATCGGCTGGGGCCGCGTCTCGGCCTCAGCGACGAGGAGACCGAGACGGTCGCCTGGCTGGTGCGCAACCATCTCTGGTTCACCGCCTTCGCCTTCAAGCGCGATATCGGCGACCCGAAGACGGTTCAGGATTTCTGCGAGATCATCAAATCGCCGGAACGGCTGCGCCTGCTGCTGGTGCTGACCGTGGCCGATATGCGCGCGACCAACCCGGCGATCTGGAACAACTGGAAGGCGGCGCTGCTGCGCAGCCTCTATTACCGGGCCGACGAGGTGCTGTCCGGCGAGGTGTCGGAGGCGGCCCTGGCCAGCGGCCAGCAGAACATGGCGCGCGCCGAACAGGCCAAATCTGCGCTGCGGGCGGCACTGCCGGACTGGCCAGCGAAGACAATCGAGGCGCATCTCGCCAAGGGGCCGCTTTCCTACTGGCTCGGCCACGACACCGAGGCACTGGTGCGCCACGCCCTGCTGATGCGCGAGGCGGCGGAGATCGACCAGCCGCTGCTGATCGATACCCGCATCGACGGCCAGCGCGGCGTTACCGAGATCACCATCTGCACGCCCGATCATCCCGGATTGTTCAGCCGGCTGGCCGGCGCTATGGCGGTTGCCGGGGCCAGCATCGTCGATGCCCGTATTTTCACCATGGCCGACGGCATGGCGCTCGACACCTTCTGGGTGCAGGACGCGACCGACGGGCCGTTCGACCAGCCGAGCAAGCTGGCGCGGCTGTCGGCGGCGATCCACAAGGCGATGTCGGGCGAACTGAAGCCGCGTCAGGCGCTGCGCGAGAAGGCGGCGGGCGCGCTGCCCAGCCGGACCCGCGTGTTCAAGGTGCCGCCGCGCGTGCTGATCGACAACAAGGCCAGCGCCACCAACACGGTGATCGAGCTGAACGGTCGCGACCGGCCGGGCCTGCTGTCCGATATCGCGCGGGCGCTGAACCAGCTTTCGCTGCAGGTCTCCTCGGCGAAGATCTCGACCTATGGCGAGACCGCCATCGACGTGTTCTATGTGAAGGATGTGTTCGGGCTGAAGGTCGAGCATGCCAGCAAGCTGTCGGCGATCCGCGAGAAGCTGCTCGCCGCCCTGGCCGAGCCTGGAGCGGCCTCGGCCCCGGTACAGGCCCAGGGGCACTCGGGCGAAAAGCGCCGCAAATCGGCCACGGTGCAGGCGGCGGAATAG
- a CDS encoding NAD(P)/FAD-dependent oxidoreductase translates to MSDQVPNSPVNSTDIAIVGGGVIGSAIAYFLASDPGFSDRVTVIERDPTYARASTPLSAGGIRQQFSTPENIAIGQFGAAFLKRVPDLLEVEGERPDIHFVEGGYLFLASEAGRAILERNHATQRAQGVDGTVLLEPDELARRFPWLSLDGLALGCLGVRDEGWFDPFTLLQAFKRKARSLGVTYLKDEVVGIERDSGREGGRITAVTLREGGRLACGTMVNAAGAQAGRLAALAGIALPVAPRKRFVYVFDCRTPIAPLAPLTIDPSGVYFRPEGKGFIGGVSPPEDRDPDSDDLEVEYDLFEEVVWPALAARVPAFEAIKLTGAWAGHYDYNIVDQNGIVGRHPEIANLIFANGFSGHGLQQSPAVGRAVAELILQGGYRSIDLTRFGYERFARDEPILELNVV, encoded by the coding sequence GTGAGCGACCAGGTTCCCAACAGCCCCGTGAACAGCACGGACATCGCCATCGTCGGCGGCGGCGTCATCGGCAGCGCCATCGCCTATTTCCTGGCCAGCGATCCCGGCTTTTCCGACCGGGTCACGGTGATCGAGCGCGACCCGACCTACGCCCGCGCCTCCACGCCCTTGTCGGCCGGCGGCATCCGCCAGCAATTCTCCACCCCGGAGAACATCGCCATCGGCCAGTTCGGTGCGGCTTTCCTGAAGCGCGTACCCGATCTGCTGGAGGTCGAGGGCGAGCGCCCCGACATCCATTTCGTCGAGGGCGGCTATCTGTTCCTGGCCAGCGAGGCCGGCCGCGCCATCCTGGAGCGGAACCACGCCACCCAGCGCGCCCAGGGCGTCGATGGCACGGTGCTGCTGGAACCGGACGAGCTGGCCCGCCGCTTCCCCTGGCTCAGCCTCGACGGCCTCGCCCTCGGCTGCCTCGGCGTGCGCGACGAGGGCTGGTTCGACCCCTTCACCCTGTTGCAGGCCTTCAAGCGCAAGGCGCGGTCACTGGGCGTCACCTATCTGAAGGACGAGGTGGTCGGCATCGAGCGGGATTCTGGGCGGGAAGGGGGGCGCATTACCGCCGTCACCCTGCGCGAGGGAGGTCGTCTCGCTTGCGGAACGATGGTGAACGCGGCCGGTGCGCAAGCCGGCCGGCTTGCGGCGCTGGCCGGAATCGCCCTGCCAGTCGCGCCCCGGAAGCGCTTCGTCTATGTGTTCGACTGCCGCACACCCATCGCGCCACTGGCGCCACTGACCATCGATCCGTCCGGGGTGTATTTCCGGCCCGAGGGCAAGGGCTTCATCGGCGGCGTCTCGCCGCCCGAGGACCGCGACCCGGATTCCGACGATCTGGAGGTTGAGTACGATCTGTTCGAGGAGGTCGTCTGGCCGGCGCTGGCGGCGCGCGTGCCGGCCTTCGAGGCGATCAAGCTGACCGGCGCCTGGGCCGGGCATTACGATTACAATATCGTCGATCAGAACGGCATCGTCGGCCGCCATCCGGAGATCGCCAACCTGATCTTCGCCAACGGCTTCTCCGGCCACGGGCTGCAGCAGAGCCCAGCGGTCGGCCGTGCCGTCGCCGAACTGATCCTGCAGGGCGGCTATCGCAGCATCGACCTGACCCGCTTCGGCTATGAGCGCTTCGCCCGCGACGAACCGATCCTGGAGCTGAACGTCGTCTAG
- a CDS encoding penicillin-binding protein activator: MSGLSTLKRRGVPQKRSAYAAIALVCVLAVPLLAGCGGSRGLGSDIFGDSASGPALATPAPSAPATPPPATQGPLSTVPAAPSLIPPSVRAPGGQVRIAILLPLSGPEARIGQALLNAAQLALFDVADADFQLRPYDTGADPMEAGAVAQQALADGAEIILGPLFAAATTAVAPYAHQAGVPVLSFSNDEAVADQGVFVLGFLPRDQVARVVRYATAQGIVRYAALAPDTPYGRSVTRALQETTQEAGATTVRATLYNPGTGDFTQIARQFADYDQRKRALASDKARLAGRDDEASRRALARLERMETVEELPYQAVLLPDAGQRLRSLAPMLAYFDVDNRKVRMLGTTLWDDASIAGEPTLGGGWYAAPAADMRATFENRYQQAFGARPPLVAGLAYDATALVALLARDRDQPDFSLETLTSPEGFAGVNGIFRLKPDGLNERGLAVYEIGDGQRRVIDPAPQSFQPLIN, translated from the coding sequence GTGTCTGGCCTTTCTACGCTAAAGCGTCGCGGCGTGCCGCAAAAGCGTTCCGCCTATGCGGCGATCGCCCTGGTGTGTGTTCTGGCGGTGCCGCTGCTGGCCGGCTGCGGCGGCTCGCGGGGCCTTGGCAGCGATATATTCGGCGATTCAGCCAGCGGGCCGGCGCTGGCCACGCCGGCACCATCGGCGCCGGCAACGCCGCCGCCGGCCACTCAGGGGCCGCTCTCCACCGTGCCGGCCGCGCCATCGCTGATTCCGCCGTCGGTCCGCGCGCCCGGCGGCCAGGTCAGGATCGCCATTCTGCTGCCGTTGAGCGGCCCGGAGGCGCGCATCGGCCAGGCGCTGCTGAACGCGGCCCAGCTTGCCTTGTTCGACGTGGCGGATGCCGATTTCCAGCTGCGCCCCTACGATACCGGCGCCGACCCCATGGAGGCTGGCGCGGTGGCGCAGCAGGCGCTGGCCGACGGCGCCGAGATCATCCTGGGGCCGCTGTTCGCCGCGGCGACGACCGCCGTCGCCCCCTACGCGCATCAGGCCGGCGTGCCGGTTCTCAGCTTCTCGAATGACGAGGCGGTCGCCGACCAGGGCGTGTTCGTGCTGGGCTTCCTGCCGCGCGACCAGGTGGCGCGGGTGGTGCGCTACGCTACCGCGCAGGGCATTGTGCGCTATGCCGCGCTGGCCCCCGACACGCCTTATGGCCGTTCGGTCACGCGTGCCCTGCAGGAGACGACGCAGGAAGCCGGGGCGACGACCGTACGCGCCACGCTGTACAATCCCGGCACTGGGGATTTCACCCAGATCGCCCGCCAGTTCGCCGATTACGACCAGCGCAAGCGCGCGCTGGCATCGGATAAGGCAAGGCTCGCCGGGCGCGATGACGAGGCCTCCAGGCGTGCGCTGGCGCGGCTGGAACGCATGGAAACGGTGGAGGAACTGCCCTATCAGGCCGTGCTGCTGCCCGATGCCGGCCAGCGGCTGCGCAGCCTGGCCCCGATGCTGGCCTATTTCGATGTCGATAACCGCAAGGTCCGGATGCTGGGCACCACCTTGTGGGACGATGCCTCCATCGCCGGCGAGCCGACACTGGGCGGCGGCTGGTACGCCGCTCCCGCGGCCGATATGCGGGCGACCTTCGAGAACCGCTATCAGCAGGCTTTCGGCGCCCGCCCGCCGCTGGTGGCCGGCCTTGCCTACGATGCCACGGCGCTGGTGGCGCTGCTGGCGCGCGACCGTGACCAGCCGGATTTCAGCCTGGAGACGCTGACCTCGCCGGAGGGCTTTGCCGGGGTGAACGGCATTTTCCGGCTCAAGCCCGACGGGCTGAACGAGCGCGGTCTCGCGGTCTATGAAATCGGCGATGGCCAGCGTCGCGTCATCGATCCGGCGCCGCAGAGCTTCCAGCCGCTTATAAATTGA
- the rsmI gene encoding 16S rRNA (cytidine(1402)-2'-O)-methyltransferase, with translation MSRSVIDRKPPSQRPAAPTLGDRPKPGDRKPVTALTPALYIVATPIGNLGDLTMRARDILAAADLVACEDTRITGKLLTAFGLKRPLIAYNDHNADKVRPTLLDALRQGKAVALVSDAGTPLVSDPGYKLVRDVAAAGLAVTAAPGPSALLTALVLAGLPTDRFLFAGFLPPKSGARRTALGELAAVPATLVFYESGPRLAASLADMAAVLGDRPAAVARELTKLFEEVRRNPLSALAAHYAEAGPPKGEIVVVVGAPAAQAASADTLDAALRRALADNSTRDAAALVAGETGLPRKQVYARALELAREQTREQK, from the coding sequence ATGTCGCGCTCCGTGATCGACCGCAAACCGCCCAGCCAGAGGCCGGCTGCCCCTACACTAGGTGATCGCCCTAAACCGGGTGACCGGAAGCCGGTCACGGCGCTGACGCCGGCACTCTACATCGTCGCCACGCCGATCGGAAACCTGGGCGATCTTACCATGCGTGCCCGCGACATTCTCGCTGCCGCCGATCTGGTGGCCTGCGAGGATACAAGAATCACCGGCAAATTACTGACCGCCTTCGGCCTGAAGCGTCCACTCATTGCCTATAACGACCATAATGCCGATAAGGTTCGCCCGACCCTGCTGGACGCGCTGCGTCAGGGTAAGGCGGTGGCGCTGGTCAGCGATGCCGGCACGCCGCTGGTGTCGGACCCGGGCTACAAGCTGGTGCGCGACGTGGCGGCGGCCGGGCTGGCGGTCACCGCAGCCCCTGGCCCCTCGGCGCTGCTGACGGCGCTGGTGCTGGCCGGACTGCCAACCGACCGGTTCCTGTTCGCCGGTTTCCTGCCGCCCAAATCCGGCGCGCGGCGCACCGCGCTGGGCGAACTGGCCGCGGTACCGGCGACGCTGGTCTTCTACGAATCCGGGCCGCGCCTCGCCGCCAGCCTTGCCGATATGGCGGCCGTGCTGGGCGACCGTCCCGCCGCCGTGGCGCGCGAGCTGACCAAACTGTTCGAGGAGGTGCGCCGCAATCCGCTCTCGGCATTGGCGGCGCATTATGCCGAGGCCGGGCCGCCGAAGGGCGAGATCGTCGTCGTGGTCGGCGCACCGGCAGCGCAAGCGGCCAGTGCCGACACGCTGGATGCGGCCCTGCGCCGGGCGCTCGCGGACAACAGCACACGCGACGCCGCCGCCCTGGTGGCCGGGGAGACCGGTCTGCCGCGCAAGCAGGTCTATGCCCGCGCGCTGGAGCTGGCCCGGGAGCAAACCCGGGAGCAAAAATGA
- a CDS encoding YraN family protein yields the protein MKRRSRQERQRARRRGIAAETLCLWLLRLKGYRILARDLRTPVGEIDIVARRGRTLVAVEVKRRGRLEDAAEAIGRDQRRRILRALGWFAQRQPDGDRLSLRFDAMLLDGGLLPRHIRDAWREGV from the coding sequence ATGAAGCGCCGCAGCCGGCAGGAACGGCAGCGGGCGCGCCGGCGGGGCATCGCGGCGGAGACGCTGTGCCTGTGGCTGCTGCGGCTGAAGGGCTACCGCATCCTGGCGCGCGACCTGCGCACCCCGGTCGGCGAGATCGATATCGTTGCCCGGCGCGGGCGCACGCTGGTCGCGGTCGAGGTGAAGCGGCGCGGCCGGCTGGAGGATGCCGCCGAGGCCATTGGCCGGGACCAGCGCCGCCGCATCCTGCGCGCGCTCGGCTGGTTCGCCCAGCGCCAGCCGGATGGGGACCGGCTTTCCCTGCGATTCGACGCCATGCTGCTGGATGGCGGCCTGCTGCCCCGCCATATCCGTGACGCCTGGCGGGAAGGTGTCTAG
- a CDS encoding BON domain-containing protein: MIRSRFLLLSILFALSLPVLAACTPLGIAVGAGATAGVAAQQEGGLNTAASDTGIRAQINRLWFEKDIEMMRRVGLSVSNGRVLLTGVVPKPEDRVEAVRLVWQVQGVREVINEIRVDGEEGSRGGSYATDVWISTQLRSKLLFDSQINAINYSVETIHSIVYLMGVAVSREELERVINHARNISGVNKVVNHVLLKGDPKIRAPSGAPESGPTPNATPAAPSADSPVTPIEPAPSSQSAPIQRVPLQ, translated from the coding sequence ATGATCCGCTCTCGTTTTCTGCTGCTTTCCATCCTTTTCGCCCTTTCCCTCCCGGTCCTCGCCGCCTGCACGCCGCTCGGCATCGCGGTAGGCGCCGGTGCGACCGCCGGCGTTGCCGCGCAACAGGAGGGCGGGCTGAACACCGCCGCCAGCGACACCGGCATCCGCGCGCAGATCAACCGGCTCTGGTTCGAGAAGGACATCGAGATGATGCGCCGCGTCGGCCTGTCGGTCTCCAATGGCAGGGTGCTGCTGACCGGCGTGGTGCCAAAGCCGGAAGACCGGGTGGAAGCCGTGCGGCTGGTCTGGCAGGTCCAGGGCGTGCGCGAGGTGATCAACGAAATCCGCGTCGATGGCGAGGAAGGCTCGCGCGGCGGCAGCTACGCCACCGATGTGTGGATCAGCACGCAGCTGCGCAGCAAGCTGCTGTTCGACAGCCAGATCAACGCCATCAATTACAGCGTCGAGACCATCCACAGCATCGTCTATCTGATGGGCGTGGCGGTCAGCCGCGAGGAGCTGGAACGCGTCATCAACCACGCCCGCAACATCAGCGGCGTGAACAAGGTCGTGAACCATGTGCTGCTGAAGGGCGATCCGAAGATACGCGCGCCCTCAGGCGCCCCGGAGAGCGGCCCGACACCGAATGCCACCCCTGCCGCCCCATCGGCGGACAGTCCGGTCACGCCCATCGAACCCGCGCCCTCCTCGCAATCGGCGCCGATACAGCGCGTGCCGTTGCAATAA
- a CDS encoding SirB1 family protein, protein MESGTEANAILAGLATCGAAPFDIAGAGLALASFDRPGVSFSWYRRHLSELGEALTETLADTAPGQDRDIAGCAGALSDVMAGRFGYQGDELTYDDMQNANLMRVIERRRGLPVALGILYIHTARSQGWQAEGLNFPGHFLIRLQAAGGRAILDPFHGGRALEAVDLRQLLTAIAGQDATLLPDYYEPVPDRDILLRLQNNILLRAVRQGEFERALSVIGRMLLFAPDHVPLWRESALINARLERMGAAIEALERFVELAPSSTERHEAAALLQAWRGRLN, encoded by the coding sequence ATGGAGAGCGGCACGGAAGCGAATGCCATCCTTGCCGGCCTTGCCACCTGCGGCGCGGCACCGTTCGATATTGCCGGGGCCGGCCTGGCGCTGGCCAGCTTCGACCGGCCGGGCGTCAGCTTTTCCTGGTACCGCCGGCATCTGTCGGAACTGGGCGAAGCCCTGACGGAGACACTGGCCGACACCGCCCCCGGCCAGGATCGCGACATCGCCGGCTGCGCCGGGGCGCTGAGCGACGTGATGGCCGGGCGCTTCGGCTATCAGGGCGACGAGCTGACCTATGACGACATGCAGAACGCCAATCTGATGCGCGTGATCGAGCGCCGGCGCGGCCTGCCGGTGGCGCTGGGCATCCTCTATATCCACACCGCCCGCAGCCAGGGCTGGCAGGCCGAGGGGCTTAACTTCCCCGGCCATTTTCTGATCCGCCTGCAGGCTGCCGGCGGCCGCGCCATCCTCGACCCGTTCCATGGCGGTCGGGCGCTGGAGGCGGTCGATCTGCGCCAGCTGCTGACCGCCATCGCCGGCCAGGACGCGACCCTGCTGCCGGACTATTACGAGCCGGTACCGGACCGCGATATTCTGTTACGGCTGCAAAACAATATTCTGCTGCGGGCGGTCCGGCAGGGCGAGTTCGAGCGCGCGCTGTCGGTCATCGGCCGCATGCTGCTGTTTGCCCCGGACCATGTGCCGCTGTGGCGCGAATCGGCGCTGATCAATGCCCGGCTGGAACGCATGGGTGCCGCCATCGAGGCGCTGGAGCGCTTCGTCGAACTGGCACCGTCCAGCACGGAGCGGCACGAGGCGGCGGCGCTGCTGCAGGCCTGGCGCGGTCGTCTGAATTAA